One window from the genome of Myxocyprinus asiaticus isolate MX2 ecotype Aquarium Trade chromosome 30, UBuf_Myxa_2, whole genome shotgun sequence encodes:
- the LOC127421056 gene encoding oxysterol-binding protein-related protein 7-like isoform X2, with protein sequence MLIVSVVDYAYPMSSSQSVMSALDKSTVISAVKPTHSRNGSSGSSRHSRQNSRDWEVISDTESAASVTGNNGVPGICEGFLMKKRKYPLQGWHKRYFVLDKGILKYSKTQQDIGRGKVHGALDVSLAVMSVNKKSKRIDLDAGDSLYHVKAKSDDIFYIWLTKLTAHRLFRKNEAINVHQGVLQALSTGNSSTLPAMASLAQRNRVMIPHYQSSASLFGSETQGSPSASSSRVNSKVSDWLKQTQEADMCQQELARCHVDLAELSHLIQKLHCHEGGLPFTDTDLKRRISMQNLSLEKPKKKAGKIWDHSRTLSQVESLGVFSSSHLGTSSGLAASLQSIPNYVYSQLSTPEVSSPEGQKLQLDIYATCERVHASLKSIHESLAVERERVRQAWAGPDLRQSTSHQLATLCTTLSKLEMQSRLTRVHSVSLSSESSDESYCTVRQDQPSPSQGRKLYRTLSTTDSTAEYFDASEVACETLSENETSDESGLSDVTTSNSEPEEATVTMKYRANVSSAPDLPSTAQDTGRRTVLPAHSTDNSHIGILTILYNNIGKDLSRVSMPVALNEPLSFLQRVSEELEYSELLDIANHTDDPYQRMVYVAAFSISGYAWASWRNRYKPFNPVLGETYESMREDRGFRYVAEQVSHHPPLSACHAESENFAFWQDQRWKNKFWGKSVEFISTGMINVALPNYDDHYEWNKAVTCIHNVFSQQRWLEHYGDVLIRNINSDECTCKITFVKSRYWGEDNSKNEVQGSVLDRSGRVVHRFGGSWHEGIFCDTLPSPQCIWKPNAQPDDYFDYFGFSQYARELNELTPGIKDKLPPTDTRFRPDQRLLEEGKVAEADKCKDEIEGKQRDRRKELAKKGEEHLPRFFKKTTDHAGREVWVTNGTYWKVRESPGFANTDNLDLWC encoded by the exons AGCAGCCAATCAGTGATGAGTGCTCTGGATAAATCGACAGTCATCTCGGCTGTTAAACCCACACACTCGCGCAATGGCAGCTCAGGATCTTCACGCCACTCTCGACAG AACTCCAGGGATTGGGAAGTAATATCAGATACAGAATCTGCTGCATCCGTCACAGGGAATAACGGTGTTCCTGGCATTTGTGAGGGATTCCTCATGAAAAAACGCAAGTATCCTCTACAGGGCTGGCATAAA AGATATTTTGTACTGGATAAAGGAATTCTGAAATACTCCAAAACTCAACAGGAT ATCGGCAGAGGCAAGGTCCACGGTGCTCTAGATGTGAGTCTTGCCGTCATGTCTGTGAACAAGAAATCTAAACGCATTGATCTTGACGCAGGAGACAGCTTGTACCATGTGAAG GCAAAGAGTGATGACATTTTCTACATCTGGCTTACTAAACTAACTGCTCATCGGCTCTTCAGGAAGAATGAGGCCATAAATGTCCATCAGGGTGTTTTACAAGCACTCTCAACAGGAAACAGCAGCACTTTGCCTGCCATGGCGAGTCTTGCACAGAGAAACCGAGTGATG ATTCCACACTATCAGAGCTCCGCATCACTGTTCGGGTCAGAGACACAAGGTTCACCATCAGCCTCTTCGTCTCGTGTGAACAGTAAagtttctgattggctcaagcaGACGCAGGAGGCCGACATGTGTCAGCAAG AACTGGCTCGGTGTCATGTGGATTTGGCCGAACTCTCCCATTTAATCCAGAAACTTCACTGTCATGAGGGCGGTCTTCCCTTTACAGACACTGACCTGAAGCGCCGCATCAGCATGCAG AATCTCAGTCTTGAGAAGCCCAAAAAGAAGGCTGGAAAGATCTGGGATCACTCACGGACACTGTCACAAGTCGAATCTCTTGGTGTT TTTTCCTCTAGTCATTTGGGAACATCGTCTGGTCTGGCCGCTTCCCTTCAGTCCATCCCAAACTACGTTTATTCCCAGCTGTCCACACCGGAGGTGTCCTCACCGGAAGGGCAGAAACTGCAGCTGGACATCTATGCGACGTGTGAAAGAG TTCATGCATCTCTAAAATCCATCCATGAATCCCTCGCCGTGGAGCGTGAGCGGGTCAGACAGGCTTGGGCGGGGCCGGACCTTCGGCAGTCCACATCACATCAGCTGGCTACACTGTGCACGACCCTCTCAAAG CTTGAGATGCAGTCGCGTTTAACCAGAGTTCACTCTGTGTCGCTGTCGTCTGAATCCTCGGATGAGTCTTACTGCACGGTGCGTCAGGATCAG CCCAGCCCCTCTCAGGGCCGCAAGCTGTACCGCACACTCTCAACGACTGACTCAACAGCGGAGTATTTTGATGCGAGTGAGGTGGCTTGTGAGACTTTGTCTGAAAATGAGACTTCTGATGAATCTGGCCTGAGCGACGTCACCACAAGCAACTCTGAACCTGAGGAAG CCACAGTAACTATGAAGTACAGAGCCAATGTATCTAGTGCGCCAGATTTGCCCTCTACCGCTCAGGACACGGGACGACGCACGGTGCTTCCTGCACACAGCACTGACAACAGCCATATCGGCATCCTCACCATCCTGTACAACAACATCGGGAAGGATTTGTCGCGTGTCTCCATGCCTGTCGCTCTCAATGAGCCACTCAGTTTTCTGCAGCGTGTCAGTGAAGAGCTGGAATATTCTGAACTGCTGGATATCGCCAACCACACAGATGACCCTTACCAAAGAATG gTTTATGTGGCTGCGTTCTCTATCTCGGGCTATGCCTGGGCCAGCTGGCGTAATCGGTACAAACCCTTTAACCCCGTTCTAGGAGAAACGTACGAGAGTATGCGTGAGGACCGCGGTTTCCGTTATGTTGCAGAGCAG GTCAGTCATCACCCACCTTTGTCAGCTTGCCACGCTGAGTCTGAGAACTTTGCCTTTTGGCAAG ACCAGCGATGGAAGAATAAGTTCTGGGGGAAGTCTGTGGAATTCATTTCGACAGGCATGATTAATGTCGCTCTACCTAA CTACGATGATCATTATGAGTGGAATAAAGCAGTGACATGCATTCACAACGTGTTCAGTCAGCAGAGATGGCTCGAGCACTACGGTGACGTCCTCATTCGCAACATCAACAGCGACGAGTGCACCTGCAAAATCACCTTTGTCAAA TCACGTTACTGGGGTGAAGACAACAGTAAGAATGAGGTGCAGGGCAGTGTCCTGGACCGCAGCGGCAGAGTCGTGCATCGCTTCGGTGGATCGTGGCATGAGGGCATTTTCTGTGACACACTGCCCAGTCCACAATGCATCTGGAAGCCCA ATGCTCAACCAGATGATTACTTTGACTACTTTGGCTTCTCTCAGTATGCCAGAGAGCTCAATGAACTGACCCCTGGCATAAAGGATAAACTGCCCCCAACAGACACACGCTTCCGTCCAGACCAAAG ACTTCTTGAAGAGGGTAAAGTGGCAGAAGCTGATAAATGTAAGGATGAAATAGAGGGAAAACAGCGGGACAGACGGAAGGAACTGGCCAAGAAGGGAGAGGAGCATCTCCCACGTTTCTTTAA AAAAACCACGGATCACGCTGGACGAGAAGTGTGGGTGACAAACGGAACCTACTGGAAGGTTCGTGAGAGTCCAGGATTTGCCAACACTGACAATCTGGATTTGTGGTGTTGA
- the LOC127421056 gene encoding oxysterol-binding protein-related protein 7-like isoform X1: protein MLIVSVVDYAYPMSSSQSVMSALDKSTVISAVKPTHSRNGSSGSSRHSRQNSRDWEVISDTESAASVTGNNGVPGICEGFLMKKRKYPLQGWHKRYFVLDKGILKYSKTQQDIGRGKVHGALDVSLAVMSVNKKSKRIDLDAGDSLYHVKAKSDDIFYIWLTKLTAHRLFRKNEAINVHQGVLQALSTGNSSTLPAMASLAQRNRVMIPHYQSSASLFGSETQGSPSASSSRVNSKVSDWLKQTQEADMCQQELARCHVDLAELSHLIQKLHCHEGGLPFTDTDLKRRISMQNLSLEKPKKKAGKIWDHSRTLSQVESLGVFSSSHLGTSSGLAASLQSIPNYVYSQLSTPEVSSPEGQKLQLDIYATCERVHASLKSIHESLAVERERVRQAWAGPDLRQSTSHQLATLCTTLSKLEMQSRLTRVHSVSLSSESSDESYCTVRQDQPSPSQGRKLYRTLSTTDSTAEYFDASEVACETLSENETSDESGLSDVTTSNSEPEEGHATVTMKYRANVSSAPDLPSTAQDTGRRTVLPAHSTDNSHIGILTILYNNIGKDLSRVSMPVALNEPLSFLQRVSEELEYSELLDIANHTDDPYQRMVYVAAFSISGYAWASWRNRYKPFNPVLGETYESMREDRGFRYVAEQVSHHPPLSACHAESENFAFWQDQRWKNKFWGKSVEFISTGMINVALPNYDDHYEWNKAVTCIHNVFSQQRWLEHYGDVLIRNINSDECTCKITFVKSRYWGEDNSKNEVQGSVLDRSGRVVHRFGGSWHEGIFCDTLPSPQCIWKPNAQPDDYFDYFGFSQYARELNELTPGIKDKLPPTDTRFRPDQRLLEEGKVAEADKCKDEIEGKQRDRRKELAKKGEEHLPRFFKKTTDHAGREVWVTNGTYWKVRESPGFANTDNLDLWC, encoded by the exons AGCAGCCAATCAGTGATGAGTGCTCTGGATAAATCGACAGTCATCTCGGCTGTTAAACCCACACACTCGCGCAATGGCAGCTCAGGATCTTCACGCCACTCTCGACAG AACTCCAGGGATTGGGAAGTAATATCAGATACAGAATCTGCTGCATCCGTCACAGGGAATAACGGTGTTCCTGGCATTTGTGAGGGATTCCTCATGAAAAAACGCAAGTATCCTCTACAGGGCTGGCATAAA AGATATTTTGTACTGGATAAAGGAATTCTGAAATACTCCAAAACTCAACAGGAT ATCGGCAGAGGCAAGGTCCACGGTGCTCTAGATGTGAGTCTTGCCGTCATGTCTGTGAACAAGAAATCTAAACGCATTGATCTTGACGCAGGAGACAGCTTGTACCATGTGAAG GCAAAGAGTGATGACATTTTCTACATCTGGCTTACTAAACTAACTGCTCATCGGCTCTTCAGGAAGAATGAGGCCATAAATGTCCATCAGGGTGTTTTACAAGCACTCTCAACAGGAAACAGCAGCACTTTGCCTGCCATGGCGAGTCTTGCACAGAGAAACCGAGTGATG ATTCCACACTATCAGAGCTCCGCATCACTGTTCGGGTCAGAGACACAAGGTTCACCATCAGCCTCTTCGTCTCGTGTGAACAGTAAagtttctgattggctcaagcaGACGCAGGAGGCCGACATGTGTCAGCAAG AACTGGCTCGGTGTCATGTGGATTTGGCCGAACTCTCCCATTTAATCCAGAAACTTCACTGTCATGAGGGCGGTCTTCCCTTTACAGACACTGACCTGAAGCGCCGCATCAGCATGCAG AATCTCAGTCTTGAGAAGCCCAAAAAGAAGGCTGGAAAGATCTGGGATCACTCACGGACACTGTCACAAGTCGAATCTCTTGGTGTT TTTTCCTCTAGTCATTTGGGAACATCGTCTGGTCTGGCCGCTTCCCTTCAGTCCATCCCAAACTACGTTTATTCCCAGCTGTCCACACCGGAGGTGTCCTCACCGGAAGGGCAGAAACTGCAGCTGGACATCTATGCGACGTGTGAAAGAG TTCATGCATCTCTAAAATCCATCCATGAATCCCTCGCCGTGGAGCGTGAGCGGGTCAGACAGGCTTGGGCGGGGCCGGACCTTCGGCAGTCCACATCACATCAGCTGGCTACACTGTGCACGACCCTCTCAAAG CTTGAGATGCAGTCGCGTTTAACCAGAGTTCACTCTGTGTCGCTGTCGTCTGAATCCTCGGATGAGTCTTACTGCACGGTGCGTCAGGATCAG CCCAGCCCCTCTCAGGGCCGCAAGCTGTACCGCACACTCTCAACGACTGACTCAACAGCGGAGTATTTTGATGCGAGTGAGGTGGCTTGTGAGACTTTGTCTGAAAATGAGACTTCTGATGAATCTGGCCTGAGCGACGTCACCACAAGCAACTCTGAACCTGAGGAAGGTCACG CCACAGTAACTATGAAGTACAGAGCCAATGTATCTAGTGCGCCAGATTTGCCCTCTACCGCTCAGGACACGGGACGACGCACGGTGCTTCCTGCACACAGCACTGACAACAGCCATATCGGCATCCTCACCATCCTGTACAACAACATCGGGAAGGATTTGTCGCGTGTCTCCATGCCTGTCGCTCTCAATGAGCCACTCAGTTTTCTGCAGCGTGTCAGTGAAGAGCTGGAATATTCTGAACTGCTGGATATCGCCAACCACACAGATGACCCTTACCAAAGAATG gTTTATGTGGCTGCGTTCTCTATCTCGGGCTATGCCTGGGCCAGCTGGCGTAATCGGTACAAACCCTTTAACCCCGTTCTAGGAGAAACGTACGAGAGTATGCGTGAGGACCGCGGTTTCCGTTATGTTGCAGAGCAG GTCAGTCATCACCCACCTTTGTCAGCTTGCCACGCTGAGTCTGAGAACTTTGCCTTTTGGCAAG ACCAGCGATGGAAGAATAAGTTCTGGGGGAAGTCTGTGGAATTCATTTCGACAGGCATGATTAATGTCGCTCTACCTAA CTACGATGATCATTATGAGTGGAATAAAGCAGTGACATGCATTCACAACGTGTTCAGTCAGCAGAGATGGCTCGAGCACTACGGTGACGTCCTCATTCGCAACATCAACAGCGACGAGTGCACCTGCAAAATCACCTTTGTCAAA TCACGTTACTGGGGTGAAGACAACAGTAAGAATGAGGTGCAGGGCAGTGTCCTGGACCGCAGCGGCAGAGTCGTGCATCGCTTCGGTGGATCGTGGCATGAGGGCATTTTCTGTGACACACTGCCCAGTCCACAATGCATCTGGAAGCCCA ATGCTCAACCAGATGATTACTTTGACTACTTTGGCTTCTCTCAGTATGCCAGAGAGCTCAATGAACTGACCCCTGGCATAAAGGATAAACTGCCCCCAACAGACACACGCTTCCGTCCAGACCAAAG ACTTCTTGAAGAGGGTAAAGTGGCAGAAGCTGATAAATGTAAGGATGAAATAGAGGGAAAACAGCGGGACAGACGGAAGGAACTGGCCAAGAAGGGAGAGGAGCATCTCCCACGTTTCTTTAA AAAAACCACGGATCACGCTGGACGAGAAGTGTGGGTGACAAACGGAACCTACTGGAAGGTTCGTGAGAGTCCAGGATTTGCCAACACTGACAATCTGGATTTGTGGTGTTGA